The Cellulophaga lytica DSM 7489 nucleotide sequence TGACCTAAAGTAACATCAAAGTTGTTTAACCCAAAAGACTTTGTATAAGTTAAAATTTGATTAAAGTTCTCTGTTGTTCTACGGTATCTAGTTTCTCCGTATCTACCAGTTGGAGCACCATCTCCTACAATATTATTCTCGTAACTTTTATTTATGTAATCCTGAATATCCTGACCATAGTTAAATCTTGCTTTTAAACCATCTAAAAGTTTAAATTCTGCAAAATACCTGAATCCGATATTATTTACTTTTGTTGACTCTTCATTGTAAATTGCTTCTGCAATACCATGACGACCTGGATTACTTGGTCTTGATTGTATACCATACTCTGCATAACCTTCACCTAAATCATAAAGAGGTTTACCTGCTTCATCTAACACTATATCTCCATTGTTATCTACTACATATACAGGATAAATAGACCCCAAATCCTTAGCCCATGAGAAAGGGTTTACGATACTACTACTACCTGCACCTGTAGGGCCGTGAGAATCTGTAATTGCTAAGTTCATGCTACCACCTAACGTTAACCAATCAGTTGGAGAAAAGTCTGCATTTAATCTAGATGTTATACGGTCATAATCACTTTCTATAACGTAACCATCTTCACTTAAATAAGATGCAGAAAAGAAAACTTGATGATTTTCACCACCTCCAGAAACATCAATAGAGTGGTTTACTCTACTGCCTGTTCTTTCTAAAGCATCATACCAATCTAATCCTTGGTATATAACCTGAGCGTTAGGGTTTAATGTACCATCTGTACCTACTATTTGATCATTAGCAACATTAAAAGGGTTATAACCTAATCTATTAAAAATTGAAGCTGAAGCTTCTACCTCTGGATTAGAACCTCCTAGTGAGTTTTTGTAAGCTTCCCACATTAATTCATAATATTGACCTGGTCCAACAGCGTCATATTCGCCAATACCTTTAGTTATTACACCATACTGCGTAGATAAATTAACTGATAAAGAAGAATTTTTTCTTCCGCTCTTAGTTGTAATTAACACAACACCATTAGCTGCTCTAGAACCATATAATGAAGTAGAGGCTGCATCTTTTAATATTGTTAAAGACTCAATATCATTTTGATTTAAACTTGTTAAAGCTCCTTCAAACTGAATACCATCTACAATATATAAAGGTTGTGTAGAACCACCATTTAAAGTACCAACACCTCTAATAACTATTCCAGGTGAAGAACCTGGTTGCCCTGAAGCCGAAGTAAATTGAACACCTGTAGCTTTTCCTTCAATAGCCGCAATTGGAGAAGTAACACTTCTTTTAGCTAAATCGCTAGAACCAATAACAGAAGCTGAACCTGTAAATGCTTCTTTAGTAGTTGTACCATATGCTACTACTACTACTTCATCCAAAGCTTCTGCATCTTCTTCCATTTGAAGGTTAATAGTATTAGATGCTCCTATTTTTCTTTCAGTTGTTTTTTGCCCAACATAACTGAATCTTAAAATTTGACCCACACTTGCTTTAATAGTGTAGTTTCCATCAAAATCTGTTTGCGTTCCTGTTGTTGTACCTACAACTAACACAGAAACCCCAGGCAAAGTTAGACCTTCATGGTCTGTTACAGTACCTGTAATAGTTTTTTCCTGTCCATAAGAAAAACTACTAAAAATAAGCACCAAAATAGGCACTAACAATCTAGTTACTTTTGTTTTCATTTAATTATTTTTTGAGTTAGTAAGACGCTAAAATCATAATTTTATCTTAATAAAAAACAAAAAAACAGCTAAAATGTTTCATATTTATTTTTTAACAAGTAAAGTCATTAAGATCAAAAAATAATATTATTAATACTATATCAAAAGACACTTTTAACTGACAATATGCTAACATTGTAAGAAATTTAAGTACTCATATAAAGTATCAATATATAATATAAAAATTATAAATTGTTAATCATTTAAGTAACACTAAAATTATTTATTACCAATAAATTTTATTCAGCCTAATAATTATTAATACTAATTTTGTATTATCAATTAGATAATACTCCTTTTATGTTAAAATCTTACTACAAATTAATTAATGAAACAGGAACTGATGAAGCTGGCCGTGGCTGTTTGGCTGGCCCCGTTACCGCTGCTGCAATTATTTTACCAGAGAATTTTAAAAATGATATATTAAACGACTCCAAATTACTCTCTGAAAAAAAAAGAGAACTTTTAAAACCCATTATAGAAGAACAAGCTATTTGCTATGGGGTTACTCATATTTACCCAAAAAAAATAGATGAAATAAACATCTTAAACGCATCTATACTTGCTATGCATAAAAGTATAGATAAATTAACTACCAAACCAGAGTTTATAATTGTTGATGGCAACCGTTTTAAACCCTATAAAAAAATTAAGCACGAGTGTATTATTAAAGGAGATTCTAAATTTTTGAGTATTGCAGCTGCTTCTGTATTAGCAAAAACATATAGAGATGCATATATGGAAAAGATACACAAAGAGTTTCCTATGTACAACTGGAAAAAAAACAAAGGCTACCCTACCAAAGAACATAGAGAAGCTATTAGAGAATTTGGGCTAACCAAATACCACCGCAAAAGCTTTAAACAATTACCAGAGCAATTAAAGTTTCCGCTATAAGTAAATTAATTTAACTTTGTTACTATAAGTTGTATTTGTATGAAGTTAAAAATTATTATTGGTTTACTTACTATATGCTGTTTTAGTTGCACTAACAAGCAACAAACTAAAACCGTTATTTTAGATTACCTCCCTAACCGCGCATCTACTGTGCTAAAAATAAACGACTACAATAGCCTAACTAGCAGTATAAAAAACAATGACATATTAAGTTCATTAAAAAATTCTGAGCAATTAAAAAGCTTTTATGACGCAAGCAAAATCCTAAATCATATACAACCCAACACTAAAGGTCTTTTAGCCTTTATTGCTAAAGATAGTATTAAACACAATTATTTTTACATTACCAAAGACTCTGTAAACCTTAATAATCTTGATAGCCTTTACACAAACAGCACCACATCTTCTAACAATATTAATTATAAAAAATACAAAGTAGATAGCACTTCCTGTTTTGTAGCAAACAGCAAACCCTTTACGCTGTTTTCTTCTGATAAAAGTTTAATAGCAGACGTTCTTGGCAACAATACTAAAATAGACAACAATATATATAAGTTATACAATGCATCTAACAACAAAACTGCTACACTGTATACTCGTAAAAACAGTAATACATTTTTAAAAAACATTTTTCCTATAGACAGTTTACACAATAACGAAAATACAAACTGGATTTCTTTAGATATTAACACAAAACAAAACCTACTAAATTTAGCAGGTATAACCACAACTAATGATAGTGTTACCAACTTTTTAAGTTTATTTAAAAATACTAAAGCTGTGGCCAATAGAGTGCAAGAATATGCTCCTTTACAAACAGAAGCAATTACGTCTTACACTTTTACAAACTATGCAACATTTGCAAAAAACCGATTAGAGTATTTAGGTGAAGAAACTAAAATTGACTCAATTTTTACTACTGTTGAAGAAATAGCTATAATTACAACAAAATCTAAAAAAGCAGTTTTACTGCAAACCTTTGGCGCAGATAATATAGATGAATACCTAAGTACGTTTAAAAAAAATATTAGTACAGACAATCCTATAGTTGCACTAAATAACAATACTATCTTATCAGCTTTATTTAGTCCTTTAGTAAATTCTTTTAAAGCAAATTACTATACTATATTAGGTAATGCTTTTATTTTTACTGAAGAAATTGAGACTTTACAAGACATTATTAGCAACTACAAAGCAGGTACTACTTTTAATAAAACACCACTTTACAAATCTGCTACAGAAACTATGGCAAAACAATCTTCAGTTTTACAAATTTCTAATTCTAAAAAGCTTGAAGGAATAATTGCTTCTAATTTTACAAAAAACAATAAACTTAAGCTAAACAACTACTTTTACGCTAGCCAACTAGTAGCAGATGCTAATTTTTACCACACCAACATTACGGTTCAAAAAATAAACACTAAAACAGAAGCAAATACTACTGCCCCTATTTTTACAGTGCAGCTTGATAATGATTTAGCAACAAACCCACAGTTTGTAAAAAACCACAGAACAAATAAAAAAGAAATTATTGTTCAGGATATTGAAAACAATTTATATTTAATTTCTACTGATGGTAAAGTATTATGGAAAAAACAGCTAGACAGTAAAATACAAGGAGAAATAACCCAAGTAGACCTCTACAAAAACGGAAGATTACAATTTGCATTTACAACAAATAACCAGTTTATAATTTTAGACAGAAACGGAGAAACAGTAGAACCATTCTCTATAACTTATGATGGTGGAAACTTAAACGATTTAGCTGTTTTTGACTATGAAAACAACAAAAACTACAGATTTGTTGTCACCCAAGACAAAAAAGTATTTATGTACAACTCTAAAGCCAAAATAGTAGATGGCTTTACATATACAGAAGCAAGTGGTTCTATTGTTAGAAAACCAAAGCATTTTGTGGTTGGCAATAAAGATTATTTGGTTTTTATGCTTGAAGACGGCTCGCTTAAAATTTTAAACAGAGTTGGCAAAGTACGCGTTAAAACAACTAATAAAATTGCATTTTCTAACAATGATGTAGTCTTATTTAAAAACAAATTTACAGTTACAGATACCACAGCAATATTACACCAAATAGCTACAAACGGAAAAACAGCGGCAACAAAGTTTAACCTTATTAAAGATCACGGTTTAGATGCTACTACAAATACTTTGGTGTTAATGGACCAAAACACCATTAGTATAAAAGGAAAAAAAGTAAGCCTTGATTTAGGTATGTATAGCAAACCAAAGATATTTTACATCAACAATAAAATATATGTTAGCGTTACCGATTTACAAAATCAGAAAATATATTTGTTTGATAGTAATGCAGCTCCAATACAAAACTTTCCGGTTTACGGGAGTTCATTAATTGATTTAGCTGATATAGACAATGATAAAAAGTTAGAGCTAGTTGCTAAAGACCTAGACAACTCTATAATTGTGTATAAAATAAACTAAAAAGCACCATTAATACATCATTTACAGCACTTTACACAATTTAACTACACCTTTTATATCTTAAACAGTATATTTACAAGCGTTCATTTTTATTAAAGAACAGAACACTAAAACACTGTTAGATTATGAAAACATATACAATTATACTCGCTCTTATATTAACGTGCTCTACTGCAATTTTTGCCCAAGGTGACTGCAGTAAATATTATCCTTTTAATTCTGATGTTAAAGCAGAAATTACCTCATATGATAAAAAAGGAAAAAAAACCACATCTGTAAATTACACTGTAAAAAGCGTAAATAATAACATTGCTACCATTGCTACAGAGCTCTATGACAAAAAAGGAGAATTTATTACCAATACAGAATATGATATAGAGTGTACAGAGGAAGGTATTAGTATAGACTTTAAATCTATGTTTAACAACCAACTTTTAAAACAGTATAAAGATATGGACCTTGAGCTAACTGGCAATAATATTAACTTACCTAACAACCTAACTCCTGGTACAACCCTACCAGATGCAAACCTAGATATGGTTGTAAAAACCGGCGCAATAAAACTTAAAATGTTTATTAAAATGACAAACAGAAAGGTTTTAGGCAACGAAACTGTTACTACCCCTGCAGGCACATTTGACTGCGTTATTTTAACTAATGACACCGAAATAAAAATGGGCATAAAAAGTACCACAAAATACAAACAATGGATTGCAGAAGGTATAGGTATGGTAAAGAGCGAGGATTACAACAAAAACGGAAAACTCATCTCTACAAATATTTTAACCAAGTTTAAAAATTAGCAGCCTATTTTAAAACCATTTCAGCTTCAAACAATGCTGTAAAATGCTTTAGTAATTTATCTTTTACT carries:
- a CDS encoding ribonuclease HII yields the protein MLKSYYKLINETGTDEAGRGCLAGPVTAAAIILPENFKNDILNDSKLLSEKKRELLKPIIEEQAICYGVTHIYPKKIDEINILNASILAMHKSIDKLTTKPEFIIVDGNRFKPYKKIKHECIIKGDSKFLSIAAASVLAKTYRDAYMEKIHKEFPMYNWKKNKGYPTKEHREAIREFGLTKYHRKSFKQLPEQLKFPL
- a CDS encoding SusC/RagA family TonB-linked outer membrane protein encodes the protein MKTKVTRLLVPILVLIFSSFSYGQEKTITGTVTDHEGLTLPGVSVLVVGTTTGTQTDFDGNYTIKASVGQILRFSYVGQKTTERKIGASNTINLQMEEDAEALDEVVVVAYGTTTKEAFTGSASVIGSSDLAKRSVTSPIAAIEGKATGVQFTSASGQPGSSPGIVIRGVGTLNGGSTQPLYIVDGIQFEGALTSLNQNDIESLTILKDAASTSLYGSRAANGVVLITTKSGRKNSSLSVNLSTQYGVITKGIGEYDAVGPGQYYELMWEAYKNSLGGSNPEVEASASIFNRLGYNPFNVANDQIVGTDGTLNPNAQVIYQGLDWYDALERTGSRVNHSIDVSGGGENHQVFFSASYLSEDGYVIESDYDRITSRLNADFSPTDWLTLGGSMNLAITDSHGPTGAGSSSIVNPFSWAKDLGSIYPVYVVDNNGDIVLDEAGKPLYDLGEGYAEYGIQSRPSNPGRHGIAEAIYNEESTKVNNIGFRYFAEFKLLDGLKARFNYGQDIQDYINKSYENNIVGDGAPTGRYGETRYRRTTENFNQILTYTKSFGLNNFDVTLGHESFDRHYSENSGLANTQTAAGIYEFDNFSVVSSLGGYSSDKTLEGYFARLNYNFDNKYYISASARRDGSSVFSSDVRWGSFYSVGASWRIDQENFMKNVSFVDNLKLRGSYGEVGNDNLGDFYISQARTTLYSNAGAPAIYFSDLGNNDLKWETSESYDVALEFGLFGNKVEGSVEYYKKNTTDLLYNLPIPTSEGLNEAPFNIGDMYNSGYEFGITGHFFRGKEFKWDLTLQASTLKNEITSLPDPSINGSKRWAEGRSRYDFYLYDFAGVDPANGDALYNMYEEDAETGESVPVLNEDGSQATTNDFQEAGRAYADASSVPDLIGSVSNSFTYKGFALDFTVVYGIGGDILDYGYAAMMHEGDYGSSLHPDALKAWRQPGDITDVPRLENGAVNQSQSLSTRFLTDASYVALRNVNLSYTLGGDISDKLGVNSLRFFVSGENLYLKSKRTGLNPQYSLAGTPSGNDYNPASVLSLGLNVSF